From the archaeon BMS3Bbin15 genome, the window GCTTCTCCAAGGTTTCTCGCTCCACATACAAATGGTACATTATATTTTGTCTTGTCTATATGGTTTGCCTCGTCAGCAGGAGTTAAAACCTCACTCTCATCTATAAAATCCACGCCCATAGATTCAAGAATCTGAGCCTCGGCAAAGTGTCCAATTCTTACCTTTGCCATAACAGGTATGCTGACAACATCCATAATTTCCTGAACTTTAATAGGGTCTGCCATCCTCGCTACTCCACCCTCTGCCCTGATATCTGCAGGAACTCTCTCGAGGGCCATGACAGCTACAGCGCCAGCATCCTCTGCAATGGATGCCTGTTCGGCATTTGTGACATCCATAATAACACCACCTTTTAGCATCTTGGCAAGGCCGCGTTTAACTTCAATAGTTCCTTTTTTCATCTCACTACCTCCTTATAATAAATTCTTTAATCATTTTCTTCTTTTGCAGAGTTAATTCTACAGATTTTTCGATTCTATCTTTCATATTATCAAACTCTTCAGGATAACTTTCACCTATGAACTTTTTAACCTTTGTGTAAGAAGCTTCCCTGAATTTTGATTCAAGCTTCTTCAGCTTTTTCTCTGACTCCATATAAACTCCACTGCCTTTTTCTACTCTGCCAACCTCATAAATTTTTGCCACACCTTCAAGAGTTTTTAAAATATCCTTACTGTAATCTTCAGGCAGAATTATCATCAGTGCATCTGTTGAAATTCCGAGAGGGTCAATCTCAAGCTCTTCCAGCATTTTGAGGACTCTGGGGTTTACTGTTTTATAAATTTCGGATTCATAAAATACCAGTTTTTTATTTGATGTTGTTGAAATTTCGTGAGCATCCCCTCTAAGCCCGCCATTGGTTATGTCTATAAGGGAATGAACTTCAGGGAAATATCTTGATTCCATCAGAGCATTGCAGGCAAGCATAAAATCCACATTCAGGGTTTCTCTGACAACATCATAGAAGCCATGGTATATTGCTATTGTGCTGATTGTTCCCCCTCCGTATCCCTCTGCTACGAGTATAACATCCCCAGCTTCTGCATTCTTCCTTGCTTTTGGCATTTCTTCCGAGACTCCAACCGCTCCGACTCCTGCAACAAGACGGGAGCCAAAGACCATATCTCCCCCAACTCTGAGGGTGCTACCAGCAACAAGGGGTGTTGATGTAAGTTCTCCCACAAGGCTAACGCCCGCTGTGAAGTCAAAGAGCTTTCCAACATCGCCGTCATCGCTGAGATGAAGGTCACTGGTAAGAGCAACTGGCCTTGACCCCATAACATAGATGTCCCTTAGTGTTGCTCTCGAAGCATGAAAGCCAGCAAGAAAAGGGAAGTCGCTAAGCCTTGAATGCATTCCATCCACAGCCACAGTTATATAGCTTTTACCTGCCCTGACAACACCTGCGTCATCTTGCTCCTTCGGGCCTACAATTGCACCGGTTTCTTCTATAATTTCTGCTATCTTTCTGTGAACAAAAAAGTCACCCTCGCCTCTTGAACCTACTCCAAATTCTCCCATTTTGACATCTGTTTCATGAGTGGATAGAATCATCTCAATAAGCTCTCCCCTATCTTTGTAATTCTCAGATATTTCAGCCTCAGCTATAACTTCTCCCGCAAAAGCTTTTCTTTTTTCATAGTCCCAGTTTTTGAACTCAGATATTGCCTCTACCAGCTCCTGAATAATCCTCTCCTTTTCCATGCCATTCTCAATTCTTCTCTTTACAAAGCCCTCGATATCCATTAATGCAAAAGGTTAATATTAACGTATATTTATATTATAGCCATCATGGATTCTTCACTATATTTTTTTATTCAGCAGGCTTTCGAACATGCAGGAGATGCTATCTCCATTCATAAAACGGATGGCACTTTGCTGCAGGTTAATAAAGCCTTCTGCAAGCTTACAGGTATTGAAAAGGAAGAAATTGTTGGAAGAAAATGTTATGAAGTTGTTCATAATGAACATGTCTTTCCCTATTTCTGTCCTATTATCAGAGTTGTTGAAGATTTGAAGCATCAGAAAATAGAATTTTCAATGGATGGAAGGTATTTTCTTGTATCGATATATCCTGTTATAGAGAAAGGTAATAATATATCTGCTATCATACACATAATCAAGGATATAACAGATATAAAAAAGAGAGAGATAGAGATTAAAACCGCCTATAAATTCCTTAAGGATATTATGGATGCAATTGCTGAGCCGATTATTGTGGTTGATAAAAATTACGAAATTAAGCTGATGAATAAAGCTGCATGCGACTTATGCACAGCCTCTGATGAATCTTTATTGTGCTACAAGCTCTTTCACGAACTGGATAATCAATGCAACTGCAAAAAACAGCCCTGCCCCATAGAAGAGGTGAAGAAAACAGGTAAGCCTGTGAAAGTAGTACATAAGCATACCATGCATGATGGAAAGGTATTTTATTTTGAGATTATTGCCTCGCCTTTATATGAGGATGATGGCACTTTTAATGCTGCTGTTGAATCTATAAGAGATATCACTGAACGTAAGCTAGTGGAAGAAGAAATAAACATGTATGCTAAGGAGCTTGAAGAATCTAACCGTTTTAAGGACTTATTCACTGATATAATGTACCATGACCTTTTAAATCCCATAGGTCTTGCTATGTCTTATCTTGAACTTCTTCTTATCAGTGAAAAGGATGATGAAAAGAGGAAAATTCTGACAAAGATTCAGAACAGTCTTGGAAATGCAGTGGAACTCATGGAAACTGCAACTAAATTATCAAAAATCCAGTTTTCTGAAAATATTGAATTTGAAGATATTGATATAAAAAAGATAATTGATGAAGTTTTAGATTGTTTTAGTTATTTGTCCAGAACTCTTGGAGTCAAAATAGAAAATAGAATTACTCATCCCATGTTTGTTAAGGCTAACAGGATAATTGAAGAGGT encodes:
- a CDS encoding thiamine monophosphate kinase; this encodes MDIEGFVKRRIENGMEKERIIQELVEAISEFKNWDYEKRKAFAGEVIAEAEISENYKDRGELIEMILSTHETDVKMGEFGVGSRGEGDFFVHRKIAEIIEETGAIVGPKEQDDAGVVRAGKSYITVAVDGMHSRLSDFPFLAGFHASRATLRDIYVMGSRPVALTSDLHLSDDGDVGKLFDFTAGVSLVGELTSTPLVAGSTLRVGGDMVFGSRLVAGVGAVGVSEEMPKARKNAEAGDVILVAEGYGGGTISTIAIYHGFYDVVRETLNVDFMLACNALMESRYFPEVHSLIDITNGGLRGDAHEISTTSNKKLVFYESEIYKTVNPRVLKMLEELEIDPLGISTDALMIILPEDYSKDILKTLEGVAKIYEVGRVEKGSGVYMESEKKLKKLESKFREASYTKVKKFIGESYPEEFDNMKDRIEKSVELTLQKKKMIKEFIIRR
- the cph1_1 gene encoding phytochrome-like protein cph1 — encoded protein: MDSSLYFFIQQAFEHAGDAISIHKTDGTLLQVNKAFCKLTGIEKEEIVGRKCYEVVHNEHVFPYFCPIIRVVEDLKHQKIEFSMDGRYFLVSIYPVIEKGNNISAIIHIIKDITDIKKREIEIKTAYKFLKDIMDAIAEPIIVVDKNYEIKLMNKAACDLCTASDESLLCYKLFHELDNQCNCKKQPCPIEEVKKTGKPVKVVHKHTMHDGKVFYFEIIASPLYEDDGTFNAAVESIRDITERKLVEEEINMYAKELEESNRFKDLFTDIMYHDLLNPIGLAMSYLELLLISEKDDEKRKILTKIQNSLGNAVELMETATKLSKIQFSENIEFEDIDIKKIIDEVLDCFSYLSRTLGVKIENRITHPMFVKANRIIEEVFMNLISNTLKYASEGKRVIIEGEDRGDMYLIKVIDFGVGVEDKYKSIIFDRFTRKKKSGVKGSGLGLTIAGKIMELHRGKIWVEDNPEGGAVFVVEIPKLQKNKQESSHTSGLSSIA